The Stigmatella aurantiaca genome includes the window CCACTCCTTCCGCGGGAGGGCCAGCGGAACCGCCACGAGGTCCGCGAACCCGAGGGCCGCGGCCGCCGACTGGCTCGGGAAGGCGAAGCCAATCTGAACGGGCGAGCGGCGAAGCCCCTGGGAGGATCCCTCCAGCATCCGGGCCTTCTCCACATAGGGCATGTCCGCGTGCTCGAAGGCCTCCAGGAAGCCCTCGCGGACCCGCCCGAGGAGCTCCCGGAAGCTCGGGTTGCCGGAGACGTCGCCGCGCAGGAGCGTGATGTTGGCGAAGACGCCGAGCATCTTCTCGCACTCGGCCCGGGTGCGGTTGGCCTGGGTGAAGCTGATCAGCAGGTCCTCCTGCCGCGAGCTGCGGGACAGGAAGGCCTCGAAGACCGCGAGCATGAACAGGAACGGGGTGAGCCCTTCCTTCACGCAGAAGGCGCGAACCTGATCGGACAAGGGGGTGGGCAGTTCGAAGGAGTGGCTGGCGCCCGCGAAGCCCTCGTCGCCGGTGGGCACACGATCGAAGGGGAGCCGGAGCGCTTCGGGAAGCGGGGTCAGCTTCCGCTCCCAGTAGGCGCGCAGACGCTCCAACCCGCCCTCTTGCATCCACTGCTGCTCCCAGAGCGTGTAGTCCCGGTACTGGAGCGCCACGGGGGCCAGGGGGGTGGGCTTGCCGTCACGGTAAGCGCTGTACAGCGCCTCCAGCTCACCGAGGAACACGGAGGCGGACTCGAAGTCCGTCAGCACGTGGTGCATTCCCAGGAAGAGCACATGCTCGTGCTCGGAGAGGCGGAACAGCCCGAAGCGGAGCAACGGCCCGTGCGCCATGTCGAAGGGCTGCCCGAGACGCGCCTCGGTCTGCGCCAAGGCCTCGGCCTCCCGGTAGTCCTCGGGCAGGTGGGAGAGGTCCACCACCGGCAGCTCCACGGAGAGCGTTGGGTGGATCCGCTGGACGGGCACGCCGTCCACGAGGGGGAACGTGGTCCGCAGCGCCTCATGGCGATGCACCATCTCCTCCAGGCCCCGGGCGAGCGCATCCGCATCGAGAAGGCCCTCCAGCCGGAAGATCAGCGGGACCAGGTTGACGGGATCCTCGGGAGGAAGCTTCCC containing:
- a CDS encoding condensation domain-containing protein produces the protein KYRADGNLEFMGRADGQVKLRGYRIELGEIEAVVSKYQGVSEGLVVIREDAGNKRLVAYVVPQPEEELETERLKAFLGERLPEYMVPTAYVVMEALPLTPNGKVDHKALPPPGQSETAVDRYVAPRNQTEELVVGIWSEVLGVDKVGVHDDFFELGGHSLMSVKILSRIRALFDVELAVLDIFEQPTVARLVEKIVASRAGSKGPQPPPIVPVPPAEYVPLSYAQQLAWMPGKLPPEDPVNLVPLIFRLEGLLDADALARGLEEMVHRHEALRTTFPLVDGVPVQRIHPTLSVELPVVDLSHLPEDYREAEALAQTEARLGQPFDMAHGPLLRFGLFRLSEHEHVLFLGMHHVLTDFESASVFLGELEALYSAYRDGKPTPLAPVALQYRDYTLWEQQWMQEGGLERLRAYWERKLTPLPEALRLPFDRVPTGDEGFAGASHSFELPTPLSDQVRAFCVKEGLTPFLFMLAVFEAFLSRSSRQEDLLISFTQANRTRAECEKMLGVFANITLLRGDVSGNPSFRELLGRVREGFLEAFEHADMPYVEKARMLEGSSQGLRRSPVQIGFAFPSQSAAAALGFADLVAVPLALPRKEWAPLDLSLSMSQGPRGFVGRFNYRTRLFEPATIQALEAYFQVLVECVIADPEQPLQSLPSLPLFAEHASRTSSPHNSSGTQVAS